The following coding sequences lie in one Apium graveolens cultivar Ventura chromosome 1, ASM990537v1, whole genome shotgun sequence genomic window:
- the LOC141662541 gene encoding uncharacterized protein LOC141662541 isoform X1 yields MGMFTLCSATSTSYSSKISVHGDIFPVSSYHKSFDVRGILDEKVVLNFSNGVHLRPLSSRSSSIGAMSKGFMVGLQLVDTPSAFGGEENLDFTDGVADYADLLHMTSDPLTATSVEAISDTSSLISDSVSLKAESVANMKPNVQDIFGGITESISASVRKGENTLTGTIENITSSVTSVIEGANEGFYTAVSKLKSSVDQTGDSAGSKLSSFSNDSKEVFGRSASVAVDLLRDTILAAEEVLARGGTLVVYAYGSAKGFLPAEVQNVLKVSEESADKILRPAGNAFRQVYVGLEGLERSFGLDPSDPIVTLVLLFATSVSLWSAYWFLTYAGYAGDLSPQLTMELLSGKENAVLIDVRPEEYRERDGIPDLRRSARFRYASVTLPKFQGESSLKKLLKSGKDLDDALIAVVIRNLKIVQDRSRVIVLDVDGTQSKGIARSLRKLGVKRPYVMQGGFRIWVKEGLRIKELKPETTLTILNEEAEAIIEEVNLTPLKVLGYSMGFAAAAYALSEWETTLQFIGVFGVAQTIYRRLASYEGSEDFTQDLRQLLVPVQLGGQAISWAAGKLESNGIGLSTSPSSSDVQSRVLQAAAKHESQPDSELQDPSTELKTSENIDISQA; encoded by the exons ATGGGAATGTTCACACTTTGCTCTGCCACTTCAACTTCCTATTCCTCCAAG ATATCTGTACATGGAGACATTTTTCCAGTTTCATCGTACCACAAGTCGTTCGACGTCAGAGGCATTCTAGATGAAAAAGTAGTTTTGAATTTCTCAAATGGAGTTCATTTACGGCCATTGTCCTCCAGAAG TTCCTCGATAGGTGCAATGAGCAAAGGGTTTATGGTAGGGCTTCAGTTAGTAGACACTCCAAGTGCTTTTGGAGGGGAGGAAAATTTAGACTTTACTGATGGAGTTGCTGATTATGCTGATCTTTTGCACATGACATCTGATCCTCTAACTGCAACAAGTGTTGAAGCTATTTCAGATACTTCGTCCTTGATTTCTGATTCCGTGAGCTTGAAAGCAGAGTCGGTAGCTAATATGAAACCTAACGTTCAAGATATTTTCGGTGGAATTACTGAGTCCATAAGTGCTTCAGTTAGAAAGGGAGAAAATACGTTGACAGGAACAATTGAAAATATCACTTCATCCGTGACATCGGTTATTGAGGGTGCTAATGAAGGTTTTTATACTGCTGTAAGTAAGTTGAAATCTTCTGTTGATCAAACTGGAGATTCTGCCGGCAGTAAATTATCAAGCTTTTCAAATGACTCGAAGGAGGTATTTGGTCGTTCAGCTTCTGTTGCTGTTGATTTATTAAGGGATACAATTTTAGCTGCTGAGGAAGTTCTAGCAAGAGGGGGTACACTTGTTGTTTATGCCTATGGTTCTGCAAAAGGGTTTCTTCCTGCAGAGGTACAAAATGTCTTAAAAGTTTCTGAAGAGAGTGCGGATAAAATTTTGAGGCCAGCTGGGAATGCATTTCGACAG GTGTATGTTGGTTTGGAAGGTCTAGAAAGAAGTTTTGGCTTGGACCCCAGTGATCCAATTGTTACACTTGTTCTTTTATTTGCAACCTCAGTCAGTTTATG GAGTGCTTATTGGTTTTTGACCTATGCTGGATACGCTGGAGATTTATCACCTCAACTGACGATGGAATTGTTGTCCGGAAAGGAGAATGCCGTACTTATTGATGTTCGGCCCGAG GAATACCGGGAAAGAGATGGTATCCCTGATCTGCGACGTTCTGCGCGGTTTCGATATGCTAGTGTAACACTGCCCAAG TTTCAGGGAGAAAGTTCCTTGAAGAAGTTGTTGAAAAGTGGAAAGGACCTTGATGATGCCTTAATTGCTGTTGTCATCCGGAACTTGAAGATTGTTCAG GACAGGTCGAGAGTTATAGTACTGGATGTTGATGGTACCCAGTCTAAAGGAATTGCAAGATCCTTGAGGAAACTTGGTGTTAAG AGACCATACGTGATGCAAGGTGGCTTCCGGATCTGGGTTAAAGAGGGACTTCGAATAAAGGAGCTAAAACCTGAGACAACACTTACCATATTGAACGAG GAAGCTGAAGCAATTATTGAGGAAGTCAATCTAACTCCACTAAAAGTTCTTGGATACAGCATG GGTTTTGCTGCTGCAGCCTATGCTTTATCAG AATGGGAGACGACCCTACAATTTATTGGCGTTTTTGGTGTTGCTCAG ACTATATATCGACGACTAGCTTCTTACGAGGGCTCGGAGGATTTCACACAAGATCTGAG GCAACTTCTTGTTCCAGTTCAATTAGGAGGTCAAGCTATTTCATGGGCTGCCGGGAAGTTAGAGAGTAATGGTATAGGCCTATCAACGTCACCTTCGTCTTCGGACGTGCAGAGCAGGGTACTGCAAGCTGCTGCAAAACATGAATCACAGCCAGATAGTGAACTCCAAGACCCGTCTACAGAATTGAAGACTTCTGAAAATATAGATATATCTCAAGCATAG
- the LOC141662567 gene encoding protein TIC 22-like, chloroplastic isoform X1 produces the protein MNFLNPKNQKPEVQLKLEQALTHLQTHFTNLQNQAKQLASNIKPPFFAINNHPNPNPNPNPNWARISTNLPPPPSSSLSIREIEERLAGVPVYALSNPADEFVLVSSGSSGKSLGLFCFKEEDVNTLLDQMKLMDPAMRDGSKVVAVALNKVFQLKVDGVGFRLIPDSSQINYAIAERKKAGSSDGSFSGVPVFQSRSLLLKSQKTRYRPVFFRKEDLENSLRKASSDQRKMNPALREGDIQVAVFEDIILGMKDSSRSEWDDVVFIPPGFDVTSDSSQRKVSQ, from the exons ATGAATTTCCTAAACCCCAAAAACCAAAAACCAGAAGTCCAATTGAAATTGGAGCAAGCCTTGACACATCTCCAAACCCATTTTACAAATCTCCAGAACCAAGCAAAACAACTCGCTTCCAACATTAAGCCACCATTTTTTGCTATTAACAACCACCCTAACCCTAACCCTAACCCTAACCCCAATTGGGCTCGTATCTCCACCAATCTCCCTCCCCCTCCTTCTTCGTCGTTATCGATACGAGAAATCGAAGAAAGGTTAGCCGGGGTTCCAGTCTACGCTCTCAGCAACCCAGCTGATGAATTCGTGTTGGTTTCCAGTGGGAGTTCCGGAAAATCTCTTGGCTTGTTTTGTTTTAAGGAAGAGGATGTTAATACCCTTTTGGACCAGATGAAATTAATGGACCCCGCCATGCGTGACGGCTCCAAAGTTGTTGCTGTTGCGCTTAATAAA GTTTTTCAGCTTAAAGTTGATGGTGTCGGGTTTAGGTTGATACCGGACTCTTCCCAGATCAATTATGCAATTGCT GAAAGAAAAAAAGCTGGTTCCTCTGATGGTAGCTTCTCTGGAGTTCCAGTTTTCCAG TCCAGGAGCTTATTATTGAAGAGCCAAAAAACGAGATATCGTCCTGTTTTCTTTAGAAAG GAGGATTTAGAGAACTCTTTGCGTAAAGCTTCTAGCGATCAGAGGAAAATGAATCCTGCTCTGAGGGAGGGAGATATACAG GTGGCTGTTTTTGAAGACATAATTTTAGGGATGAAG GATAGTTCCAGGTCGGAGTGGGATGACGTGGTATTCATCCCTCCTGGATTTGATGTCACATCGGATTCATCCCAGCGGAAGGTTTCACAGTGA
- the LOC141662541 gene encoding uncharacterized protein LOC141662541 isoform X2 produces MGMFTLCSATSTSYSSKISVHGDIFPVSSYHKSFDVRGILDEKVVLNFSNGVHLRPLSSRSSSIGAMSKGFMVGLQLVDTPSAFGGEENLDFTDGVADYADLLHMTSDPLTATSVEAISDTSSLISDSVSLKAESVANMKPNVQDIFGGITESISASVRKGENTLTGTIENITSSVTSVIEGANEGFYTAVSKLKSSVDQTGDSAGSKLSSFSNDSKEVFGRSASVAVDLLRDTILAAEEVLARGGTLVVYAYGSAKGFLPAEVQNVLKVSEESADKILRPAGNAFRQVYVGLEGLERSFGLDPSDPIVTLVLLFATSVSLWSAYWFLTYAGYAGDLSPQLTMELLSGKENAVLIDVRPEEYRERDGIPDLRRSARFRYASVTLPKGESSLKKLLKSGKDLDDALIAVVIRNLKIVQDRSRVIVLDVDGTQSKGIARSLRKLGVKRPYVMQGGFRIWVKEGLRIKELKPETTLTILNEEAEAIIEEVNLTPLKVLGYSMGFAAAAYALSEWETTLQFIGVFGVAQTIYRRLASYEGSEDFTQDLRQLLVPVQLGGQAISWAAGKLESNGIGLSTSPSSSDVQSRVLQAAAKHESQPDSELQDPSTELKTSENIDISQA; encoded by the exons ATGGGAATGTTCACACTTTGCTCTGCCACTTCAACTTCCTATTCCTCCAAG ATATCTGTACATGGAGACATTTTTCCAGTTTCATCGTACCACAAGTCGTTCGACGTCAGAGGCATTCTAGATGAAAAAGTAGTTTTGAATTTCTCAAATGGAGTTCATTTACGGCCATTGTCCTCCAGAAG TTCCTCGATAGGTGCAATGAGCAAAGGGTTTATGGTAGGGCTTCAGTTAGTAGACACTCCAAGTGCTTTTGGAGGGGAGGAAAATTTAGACTTTACTGATGGAGTTGCTGATTATGCTGATCTTTTGCACATGACATCTGATCCTCTAACTGCAACAAGTGTTGAAGCTATTTCAGATACTTCGTCCTTGATTTCTGATTCCGTGAGCTTGAAAGCAGAGTCGGTAGCTAATATGAAACCTAACGTTCAAGATATTTTCGGTGGAATTACTGAGTCCATAAGTGCTTCAGTTAGAAAGGGAGAAAATACGTTGACAGGAACAATTGAAAATATCACTTCATCCGTGACATCGGTTATTGAGGGTGCTAATGAAGGTTTTTATACTGCTGTAAGTAAGTTGAAATCTTCTGTTGATCAAACTGGAGATTCTGCCGGCAGTAAATTATCAAGCTTTTCAAATGACTCGAAGGAGGTATTTGGTCGTTCAGCTTCTGTTGCTGTTGATTTATTAAGGGATACAATTTTAGCTGCTGAGGAAGTTCTAGCAAGAGGGGGTACACTTGTTGTTTATGCCTATGGTTCTGCAAAAGGGTTTCTTCCTGCAGAGGTACAAAATGTCTTAAAAGTTTCTGAAGAGAGTGCGGATAAAATTTTGAGGCCAGCTGGGAATGCATTTCGACAG GTGTATGTTGGTTTGGAAGGTCTAGAAAGAAGTTTTGGCTTGGACCCCAGTGATCCAATTGTTACACTTGTTCTTTTATTTGCAACCTCAGTCAGTTTATG GAGTGCTTATTGGTTTTTGACCTATGCTGGATACGCTGGAGATTTATCACCTCAACTGACGATGGAATTGTTGTCCGGAAAGGAGAATGCCGTACTTATTGATGTTCGGCCCGAG GAATACCGGGAAAGAGATGGTATCCCTGATCTGCGACGTTCTGCGCGGTTTCGATATGCTAGTGTAACACTGCCCAAG GGAGAAAGTTCCTTGAAGAAGTTGTTGAAAAGTGGAAAGGACCTTGATGATGCCTTAATTGCTGTTGTCATCCGGAACTTGAAGATTGTTCAG GACAGGTCGAGAGTTATAGTACTGGATGTTGATGGTACCCAGTCTAAAGGAATTGCAAGATCCTTGAGGAAACTTGGTGTTAAG AGACCATACGTGATGCAAGGTGGCTTCCGGATCTGGGTTAAAGAGGGACTTCGAATAAAGGAGCTAAAACCTGAGACAACACTTACCATATTGAACGAG GAAGCTGAAGCAATTATTGAGGAAGTCAATCTAACTCCACTAAAAGTTCTTGGATACAGCATG GGTTTTGCTGCTGCAGCCTATGCTTTATCAG AATGGGAGACGACCCTACAATTTATTGGCGTTTTTGGTGTTGCTCAG ACTATATATCGACGACTAGCTTCTTACGAGGGCTCGGAGGATTTCACACAAGATCTGAG GCAACTTCTTGTTCCAGTTCAATTAGGAGGTCAAGCTATTTCATGGGCTGCCGGGAAGTTAGAGAGTAATGGTATAGGCCTATCAACGTCACCTTCGTCTTCGGACGTGCAGAGCAGGGTACTGCAAGCTGCTGCAAAACATGAATCACAGCCAGATAGTGAACTCCAAGACCCGTCTACAGAATTGAAGACTTCTGAAAATATAGATATATCTCAAGCATAG
- the LOC141662567 gene encoding protein TIC 22-like, chloroplastic isoform X2, with protein sequence MNFLNPKNQKPEVQLKLEQALTHLQTHFTNLQNQAKQLASNIKPPFFAINNHPNPNPNPNPNWARISTNLPPPPSSSLSIREIEERLAGVPVYALSNPADEFVLVSSGSSGKSLGLFCFKEEDVNTLLDQMKLMDPAMRDGSKVVAVALNKLKVDGVGFRLIPDSSQINYAIAERKKAGSSDGSFSGVPVFQSRSLLLKSQKTRYRPVFFRKEDLENSLRKASSDQRKMNPALREGDIQVAVFEDIILGMKDSSRSEWDDVVFIPPGFDVTSDSSQRKVSQ encoded by the exons ATGAATTTCCTAAACCCCAAAAACCAAAAACCAGAAGTCCAATTGAAATTGGAGCAAGCCTTGACACATCTCCAAACCCATTTTACAAATCTCCAGAACCAAGCAAAACAACTCGCTTCCAACATTAAGCCACCATTTTTTGCTATTAACAACCACCCTAACCCTAACCCTAACCCTAACCCCAATTGGGCTCGTATCTCCACCAATCTCCCTCCCCCTCCTTCTTCGTCGTTATCGATACGAGAAATCGAAGAAAGGTTAGCCGGGGTTCCAGTCTACGCTCTCAGCAACCCAGCTGATGAATTCGTGTTGGTTTCCAGTGGGAGTTCCGGAAAATCTCTTGGCTTGTTTTGTTTTAAGGAAGAGGATGTTAATACCCTTTTGGACCAGATGAAATTAATGGACCCCGCCATGCGTGACGGCTCCAAAGTTGTTGCTGTTGCGCTTAATAAA CTTAAAGTTGATGGTGTCGGGTTTAGGTTGATACCGGACTCTTCCCAGATCAATTATGCAATTGCT GAAAGAAAAAAAGCTGGTTCCTCTGATGGTAGCTTCTCTGGAGTTCCAGTTTTCCAG TCCAGGAGCTTATTATTGAAGAGCCAAAAAACGAGATATCGTCCTGTTTTCTTTAGAAAG GAGGATTTAGAGAACTCTTTGCGTAAAGCTTCTAGCGATCAGAGGAAAATGAATCCTGCTCTGAGGGAGGGAGATATACAG GTGGCTGTTTTTGAAGACATAATTTTAGGGATGAAG GATAGTTCCAGGTCGGAGTGGGATGACGTGGTATTCATCCCTCCTGGATTTGATGTCACATCGGATTCATCCCAGCGGAAGGTTTCACAGTGA